The DNA sequence TGGTGAACATCCCGAGGAAATAGTCATCCGCCGCGATCTCACGGTTGTTCGTGACGATCGTCGCGCCAGAGGCGAGCGCCGCCGCCGGATAGCAGGCGGAAGGGTCGTTGTTGGCCAGCGACCCGCCGATGGTGCCGCGATTGCGCACAGCCGGATCACCGATCCGCGCGGCAAGAGAGGCAAGGCCGGGATAATGCGCCTTGGCCTCGGCGGCAACGGTGGCGTGTGCGGTCCCGCCCCCAATGCACAGCTTGCCGTCGTCCGACATCCTGACGCCCTTCATCTCGTCGATGGCGGTCAGCGACACCAGCACCGACGGCGCGGCCAGCCGCGCCTTCAGCGTCGGGATCAGGGTCTGCCCGCCGGAAATCGGCTGGGCCTCTTCCTTGCTCATCGCCTGCACCGCATCCGCGACCGTCTTGGGGCGTTCGACTTCGAAATTATACATCGTCTTTCCTTTCGAACCTGGCACCGCCTGTGGGGTCTCGCGGCGGCACCGGCTTCTTTATGCCAAAAATACCTCTGGGGGGTCCGGGGGGCAACGCCCCCCGGCTCCGCCCTCTCAGCTTATCCCTGCATCGCCGCCCAGACGCGCGACGGCGTCACGGGCATGTCGATATGGGCCACGTCCTTGCCGCCCGAGCGCATCGCATCGAGCACCGCGTTGACCACCGCCGGGGGCGACCCGATGGCCCCCGCCTCGCCACAGCCTTTCACCCCAAGGGGGTTGTGCGTACAGGGCGTCTGGCAGGAATGATCCACGTCGAACATCGGTACGTCGCTGGCCCGCGGCATGGCGTAGTCCATGTAGGACGCGCTCAGCAACTGGCCGTCGCTGTCATAGGCGCAATTCTCCATCAGCGCCTGACCGATCCCCTGGGCCAGCCCGCCATGCACCTGGCCGGTGACGATCATCGGGTTGACGATGTTGCCAAAGTCGTCCGCGGCGGCGAACCGCTCGATGGTGACATGGCCGGTTTCCGGGTCAAGCTCCACTTCGCAGGCATAGGCACCCGAGGGGTAGGTAAAGTTGCTGGGGTCATAGAACGCCGTCTCCTCCAGCCCCGGCTCGATATCCTCCAGCGGGTAGTTATGCGGCACATAGGCGGCCAGCGTCACGTCTCCCCAGGCCACCGACTTGTCCGTACCGGCGACGCTGAACGCCCCGTCCTTCAGTTCGATGTCGCCTTCGGAGGCTTCCAGCAGGTGCGACGCGATCTTCTTGGCCTTGGCGATGATCTTTTCCGTCGCGCGCACCATCGCCGATCCACCCACCGCGAGGGAACGCGACCCGTAGGTGCCCATGCCCATCGGCGTCTTGGAGGTATCGCCATGCACGATTTCGACCATGGAGGCGTCGATGCCGATCATCTCGGCGATCACCTGCGGAAAGGCCGTCTCGTGCCCCTGCCCGTGGCTGTGGCTGCCGGTCATGACAACCAGGCCGCCGGTCGCGTTGACCCGCACCGTGGCGCTTTCGTACAGACCGGCGCGCGCGCCCAGCTGACCCACCAGGTTCGACGGCGCGATGCCGCAGGCCTCGATATAGCAGTTCACCCCAAAGCCGCGCAGCTTGCCCTTGGCTTCGCTTTCCTTGCGCCGCGCTTCGAAACCGGCCAGGTCCGCGATCTCTTCGAGCTTGTCCATGGTGGCACCGTAGTCGCCGGTGTCGTATTCCACCGCCACCGGGGTGGCATAGGGGAATTCGGTGATGAAGTTCTGACGGCGCAGCTTGATCGGGTCGACCCCCAGTTCATGTGCGGCCTTGTCCACCAGACGCTCCAGCTGATAGGTCGCCTCCGGCCGGCCGGCCCCGCGATAGGCATCCACCGGCACGGTGTTGGTGAACACCGCCTTGACGTTCACATAGATCAACGGCGTCTTGTAGTTGCCCGCCATCAGCGTGCCATGCAGCCACGTCGGCACCGAGGGCGCGAATGTCGACAGATAGGCGCCCATGTTGGCGTAGGTATCGGTGCGCAGCGCGGTAAAGTTGTTCTCCGCATCCAGCGCCAGTTCGATCTTGGTCACATGGTCCCGGCCATGCGCGTCCGAGATGAACGCCTCCGACCGGCTTGAGGTCCATTTCACCGGACGGTTGCAGGCCTTGGCCGCAAAGGTGCAGAAGGCCTCTTCCTGGTAGTGGAAGATCTTGGTGCCGAAACCGCCGCCCACATCGGGCGCCACGACCCGCAGCTTGTGCTCGGGGATGCCCAGAACGAAGGCCCCCATCAGCAGCCGGATCACATGCGGGTTCTGCGAGGTGGTATAAAGCGTGTGTTCCCCATCGGAGCGGTTGTAATCGCCCACCGCCACGCGCGGCTCCATCGGGTTGGCCACCAGCCGGTTGTTGACCAGCTCCAGCGTGGTGACATGCGCGGCCTCTTCAAAGGCCTTGTTCACCGCGTCCTTGTTCTCTTCGACGAACCCCCAGTCATAGCAGAGGTTCGATGTCAGGTCGTCATGCACCTTGGGCGCGCCGTCCTTGACCGCCTCTTTCATGTCGATGACGGCGGGCAGTTCCTCGATGTCCACGACGATCGCTTCGGCGGCATCGCGGGCCTGCCCAAGCGTCTCAGCCACGACGGCGGCGATGGGCTCGCCCACGTGCCGCACCTTGCCCTGCGCCAGCACCGGATGGCCCGGTTCCTGCATCGGCTGTCCGTGCTTGTCAGTGACCTGCCAGCCGCAGGGCATGCCGCCCACGCCTTCAAAGTCCTTGCCGGTGAAGATCTTCACCACCCCGTCCATACCTTCGGCCGCAGATGTGTCCACATTGGTCAGCTTGCCATGGGCCACGTCAGAGCGCAGGAAAAAGACATAGGCCTGTCCCCGCAGGTTGATGTCGTCGGTGTAATTGCCGTTGCCGGTCAAAAACCGGACGTCCTCGCGCCGCTTCGTGCTGGCACCAATTCCGCCGTCTTTGGGCATGTTCATTCCTCCCGAATGTGTCGGGCCGCTCCACCCCTGCATT is a window from the Sulfitobacter sp. THAF37 genome containing:
- a CDS encoding xanthine dehydrogenase family protein molybdopterin-binding subunit is translated as MPKDGGIGASTKRREDVRFLTGNGNYTDDINLRGQAYVFFLRSDVAHGKLTNVDTSAAEGMDGVVKIFTGKDFEGVGGMPCGWQVTDKHGQPMQEPGHPVLAQGKVRHVGEPIAAVVAETLGQARDAAEAIVVDIEELPAVIDMKEAVKDGAPKVHDDLTSNLCYDWGFVEENKDAVNKAFEEAAHVTTLELVNNRLVANPMEPRVAVGDYNRSDGEHTLYTTSQNPHVIRLLMGAFVLGIPEHKLRVVAPDVGGGFGTKIFHYQEEAFCTFAAKACNRPVKWTSSRSEAFISDAHGRDHVTKIELALDAENNFTALRTDTYANMGAYLSTFAPSVPTWLHGTLMAGNYKTPLIYVNVKAVFTNTVPVDAYRGAGRPEATYQLERLVDKAAHELGVDPIKLRRQNFITEFPYATPVAVEYDTGDYGATMDKLEEIADLAGFEARRKESEAKGKLRGFGVNCYIEACGIAPSNLVGQLGARAGLYESATVRVNATGGLVVMTGSHSHGQGHETAFPQVIAEMIGIDASMVEIVHGDTSKTPMGMGTYGSRSLAVGGSAMVRATEKIIAKAKKIASHLLEASEGDIELKDGAFSVAGTDKSVAWGDVTLAAYVPHNYPLEDIEPGLEETAFYDPSNFTYPSGAYACEVELDPETGHVTIERFAAADDFGNIVNPMIVTGQVHGGLAQGIGQALMENCAYDSDGQLLSASYMDYAMPRASDVPMFDVDHSCQTPCTHNPLGVKGCGEAGAIGSPPAVVNAVLDAMRSGGKDVAHIDMPVTPSRVWAAMQG
- a CDS encoding xanthine dehydrogenase family protein subunit M; protein product: MYNFEVERPKTVADAVQAMSKEEAQPISGGQTLIPTLKARLAAPSVLVSLTAIDEMKGVRMSDDGKLCIGGGTAHATVAAEAKAHYPGLASLAARIGDPAVRNRGTIGGSLANNDPSACYPAAALASGATIVTNNREIAADDYFLGMFTTALEEGEIVTEVKFPVPEAAHYEKFIQPASRFPLVAVFVAKFADGVRVAVTGASNDGVFRWTEAEEALSANFSADAVAGLKAEGDMISDLHGTAAYRAHLVGVMTKRAVAAIA